The Thalassospira sp. TSL5-1 sequence ATATTCATCGCGCCCCGGTGCCTTGTAATCATGACACATGAACATGCGGGTTTCACCGGGCAAGGACAGCAACCGCCGAACCGACTGATAAAGCGCGTGCGCATCCCCGCCGGGGAAATCGCAGCGTGCCGAACCATAATCGGGCATGAAAAGGGTATCACCGACAAAAACGGCATCACCGATCAGATAGGACATGCAGGCAGGCGTATGACCCGGCGTATGCAATGCGCAAACATGCAAACTGCCAATTTCAAATTGATCGCCGTCTTTAAACAGCCTGTCGAACTGACGACCGGTGCGGCAAAATTCGGTTCCGGCATTAAAAACCTTGCCGAAATGGTCCTGTACAATCGTGATATTCGCGCCAATTGCCATTGCCCCGCCCAGTTCCTGTTTCAGGTAGGGGGCAGCAGAAAGATGATCGGCATGAATATGGGTTTCCAGTACCCATTCCACATTCAGGCCTTCCGCCCGGATATAGGAAATAATGGCATCTGCCGACGTGTAGTTAATTCGAGCTGATGCGGGATCATAATCCAGCACACTGTCAAGAATGGCACAGGCAGACGAATTCGGGTCGCGCACAACATAACTGATGGTAAATGTGTCCGGATCAAAAAACGCCTTCACAAGGGGGGCTGACCCCGCCTGTGTGAAGGATAAAATTTCCTGCAAGTCCGTCATTTTTTTGCCTCGACGCGGCCCGCCTGGTTACCAATCTGGCAGGTCCGAATGCCAAACAGCCAGTAAGCCGGGCAAAACCGGAAAACGGCTGTCACCAGCATGACAGCACCCACCAGAAGCGACAGCCAGGCATAGCCCCCCATAGCAGCCATGATGCCCCCCTCGCCCGCAAGAGCAAAGGGCAGGACCAGCAAAACAAGACCGGCAATAAACCGTGCCGCACGATCCAGACGACCAATATTTGTCATTTCGACCTCCAATACAGAATTTCACAGACCATATATCATTAAATTATGTTTTACAAATGTAATTTGCGCATATTTCTTTGTTAAATTAACTCTTGCGAGCATCCGCGTCAGGTATAAAGCCGTTATGATTGCAACTTTGTTGCAGTCCAGGCACCTGCGTGCTAGCTCTGCTGTGATGTCAAAGCTGGAGATGGGTTCATGTCTGATTCCGAAAAGATGGGAACGGCCAAAGACTGGCCGGAATGGCAACAGGAAAATCCCGGTCAGGGTTTTTCCCAATGGCTAATCGCAAGCGTTACCGATGACTGGCACCGCGCAACCCATCATCCCTTTACCGATGCGTGGGGCAAAGGTGCCGTCCCGACAGAGAATTTACGCCGCTATCTGGTGCAGGATCACCGGTTTCTGGATCGTTTTGTCGCGCTTTTGGCTGGTGCGGTCGCCCATGCACCCACCCTTGCGGACCGCATTCCCGGTTGCCAGTTCCTGGCCCTGGTGACGGGCAAGGAAAACACCTATTTTGAACGGTGTTTCACCGCCCTTGGTGTGCGCAATAACCAGCGTGTGGGCACACCGGACTGGGATGCAACCAAAGGATTTAAAAACCTGATGGCCGAAGCCCTTAACAGCAGCGTCTATGCCAATATGGTGGCCGTGCTTGCGGTGGCGGAAGGCAGCTATCTTGGCTGGGCCGACCGGGTCGCAAAAACGGTGCCCAATAATCCGCCGCTTGATTTTTGGTTTTCCGAATGGATTGACCTTCATACCGGCGATTATTTCGCCAGCGTGGTGGCTTATCTGAATGCGCAGCTTGATCATGTCGGACCGACACTGGACGATGCCGCGCGCGCAGAATGCCAGCGTTATTTTGCCGCGGCCACACGGCTTGAGGTTGATTTTTTTGACGCCGCCCAAAATGGTGAATGATACCGTAACCGAACGATAAAAAGCGGCGAAACCTGCTATGTGATTAACGGTTTCGCCCTTTTTCCATCCGTCTGATTGGCATTACATAAAGTGGCTGAATCGGTTTACCCCTCGGCCAGGACCCGATGTGCCGCCCCCAATACGCGGTCAATATAGACATCATTCAGGCCAAGATAATTGGCCGGGTCGCGCACCTTTTGCCAATCAACACCAGCATTGGTCACTTTCGGTAATTCATCAAACAAATGGGTGCCTTGCGCCAATGAGGTTACAACCGCCTGTTTAACCAGCTTATCGGCCGCATCGCGGTCCATATGATCGGCCAGGGCAAATGTTGCGGCCTCGGCCAACATGGCACCGCGCGAAATGTCGATATTCTCGCGCATCTTGCGGCCATTAACCTGCAAATTATCCAGAATTGACAGCATCAAACCCGTTGCCTTGCCACAGGCCATAACGATTTCGGGCAATGCCAGCCATTCCTGCAACCAGGCGGTGCCGCTGCGTTCATGTTCGTGGATTTGCGCATGATACAAATGCGACATTTGCGTTGCGCCAAACCGTGCCAGTGTGACCAGCATTTCCGCTGCAACCGGATTGGCCTTGTGCGGCATGGTAGATGACCCACCGCCATTGGCCAATGTGACCTCGGCAATTTCAGACTGTGATAACAAAACCAGATCCTGGCCGATTTTGCCAAAGCCACAAGTTAACGATGTTAATTTTGAGGCCAGATCAACAATCATATCACGCTGGCTATGCCACGGCATTTCGGCAATTTCCAGCCCCAATTCGTCGGCCAGGGCGTGTTCAACCTCCTGCCCCACAGACCCCATCGATGCCAGTGTTCCAGCCGCCCCGCCAAAGGATAAACGCAGAAACTGCCGCGCACTTGTGGCCAATTGATGATCCAGACGCACCAGCGGCATGAGCCAACCGGCAACCTTCAGACCAAAGCTTATGGGGACCGCCTGTTGGCTGCGGGTCCGCCCCGCCATCACTGTTGCGCGGTGATCATCGGCAAGTTTGATCAATGACTTAATGATTGTGCGCATGCGATGGCGCAAGGTCGCCACCAAATCGCGCATGCGCAGAACCAGGGCCGTATCGACCACATCCTGGCTGGTGGCGCCAAAATGCACATAACGTGCGACATCCCCGCCCACATGCGCCTTGATCGCCTTGACCAAGCCCGGCACCGGCACCCCCGTATTGGCACAGGATGCCGCCAGTGATGCCGGGTCCGGGGTAAAATCGCGGCAAGCGGCGGTAATTTGATCAGCCGCCACCTGTGGAACAAGGCCCACCCGCGCCTGCGCCGCCGCCAGGGCCGTTTCAAACAGCACCATCGATGCAATCACGGCATCATCACTAAAATAGGCCGCAATTTCCGCATCGGCGAAAAGGTCGCCATAGAGCACGGAATCAAAGGGTGACAGGCTCATGCTTATCCCCATTCATAAAAAAGGATGGCGATCCGTTATGAATCGCCACCATAACACTGATCCTGGCTTTGCGGGCAATGGTCCCGTTATACCGCTTCAAGGGCAATGGCGATGCCTTGCCCCACACCAATGCACATGGTTGCCAGCGCATATTTGCCGCCAGCACGTTTTAACTGCCGTGCAGCGGTGCCGGTAATGCGTGCGCCTGACATTCCCAGCGGATGGCCCAGGGCAATAGCTCCGCCATTGGGGTTTACCCGCACATCATCATCGGCAATGCCAAGGTCGCGCAATGTCGCCAGGCCTTGCGATGCAAAGGCCTCGTTCAGTTCAATGACATCAAACTGGTCCAGCGACAGGTCAAACCGTGCCATCAGGTTGCGCGTTGCCGGTGCCGGGCCAAAACCCATAATACGTGGCGGAACGCCCGCCGTTGCACCGCCAACAATGCGGGCAATCGGCGTTAGGCCATATTTTTTAACCGCCGCTTCCGATGCAACAATCAGGGCAGCCGCGCCGTCATTCACACCCGAAGCATTGCCCGCCGTAACCGTTCCACCTTCCCGAAACGGGGTTGGCAATTTGCCAAGTTTTTCCACCGTTGTCCCGGGACGCGGATGTTCGTCCTGCGATACGACAATATCATCGCCTTTACGCTGCGGGATCGTTACGGGCACAATTTCTTCGGCCAAAGTGCCATTTTCCTGTGCGGCAATGGCCTTGTCCTGTGAACGCACGGCAAAGGCATCCTGATCGGTGCGGGAGATGTTGAAATCCTCGGCCACGTTCTCACCCGTTTCCGGCATGGAATCGACGCCATATTGCTGTTTCATCAGCGGATTTACAAACCGCCAGCCAATGGTTGTATCGTAAATTTCGGCATTGCGCGAAAAGGCCGAACTGGCCTTGGGCATGACAAAGGGCGCGCGCGACATGCTTTCAACACCTCCCGCGACCATTAAATCGGCCTCGCCCGCCTTAATCGCACGGGCCGCCATAATAATGGCATCCATGCCCGATCCACACAGGCGGTTGACCGTTGTGCCGGTTACATTTTCGGGCATACCGGCCAGCAACACTGCCATACGGGCGACATTGCGGTTATCCTCGCCCGCCTGGTTGGCACAGCCCATGATCACGTCGTCTATCGCGGCAAAATCAATATTCGGATTGCGCTCCATCAGAGCCCGCAGCGGAACCGCTGCCAGATCATCCGCCCGGACGGATGATAACACCCCGCCAAAACGGCCAATCGGGGTGCGGATATAATCGCAGATATAGGCGTCGGTCATTCTTTAATG is a genomic window containing:
- a CDS encoding MBL fold metallo-hydrolase, whose protein sequence is MTDLQEILSFTQAGSAPLVKAFFDPDTFTISYVVRDPNSSACAILDSVLDYDPASARINYTSADAIISYIRAEGLNVEWVLETHIHADHLSAAPYLKQELGGAMAIGANITIVQDHFGKVFNAGTEFCRTGRQFDRLFKDGDQFEIGSLHVCALHTPGHTPACMSYLIGDAVFVGDTLFMPDYGSARCDFPGGDAHALYQSVRRLLSLPGETRMFMCHDYKAPGRDEYRWETTVAEERTHNVHLKDGVSEVDFVRMRHERDAKLGMPRLILPSIQVNMRGGELPPAEDNGIRYLKLPLNMF
- a CDS encoding DUF2892 domain-containing protein, translating into MTNIGRLDRAARFIAGLVLLVLPFALAGEGGIMAAMGGYAWLSLLVGAVMLVTAVFRFCPAYWLFGIRTCQIGNQAGRVEAKK
- a CDS encoding TenA family protein produces the protein MSDSEKMGTAKDWPEWQQENPGQGFSQWLIASVTDDWHRATHHPFTDAWGKGAVPTENLRRYLVQDHRFLDRFVALLAGAVAHAPTLADRIPGCQFLALVTGKENTYFERCFTALGVRNNQRVGTPDWDATKGFKNLMAEALNSSVYANMVAVLAVAEGSYLGWADRVAKTVPNNPPLDFWFSEWIDLHTGDYFASVVAYLNAQLDHVGPTLDDAARAECQRYFAAATRLEVDFFDAAQNGE
- a CDS encoding 3-carboxy-cis,cis-muconate cycloisomerase; this encodes MSLSPFDSVLYGDLFADAEIAAYFSDDAVIASMVLFETALAAAQARVGLVPQVAADQITAACRDFTPDPASLAASCANTGVPVPGLVKAIKAHVGGDVARYVHFGATSQDVVDTALVLRMRDLVATLRHRMRTIIKSLIKLADDHRATVMAGRTRSQQAVPISFGLKVAGWLMPLVRLDHQLATSARQFLRLSFGGAAGTLASMGSVGQEVEHALADELGLEIAEMPWHSQRDMIVDLASKLTSLTCGFGKIGQDLVLLSQSEIAEVTLANGGGSSTMPHKANPVAAEMLVTLARFGATQMSHLYHAQIHEHERSGTAWLQEWLALPEIVMACGKATGLMLSILDNLQVNGRKMRENIDISRGAMLAEAATFALADHMDRDAADKLVKQAVVTSLAQGTHLFDELPKVTNAGVDWQKVRDPANYLGLNDVYIDRVLGAAHRVLAEG
- the pcaF gene encoding 3-oxoadipyl-CoA thiolase, encoding MTDAYICDYIRTPIGRFGGVLSSVRADDLAAVPLRALMERNPNIDFAAIDDVIMGCANQAGEDNRNVARMAVLLAGMPENVTGTTVNRLCGSGMDAIIMAARAIKAGEADLMVAGGVESMSRAPFVMPKASSAFSRNAEIYDTTIGWRFVNPLMKQQYGVDSMPETGENVAEDFNISRTDQDAFAVRSQDKAIAAQENGTLAEEIVPVTIPQRKGDDIVVSQDEHPRPGTTVEKLGKLPTPFREGGTVTAGNASGVNDGAAALIVASEAAVKKYGLTPIARIVGGATAGVPPRIMGFGPAPATRNLMARFDLSLDQFDVIELNEAFASQGLATLRDLGIADDDVRVNPNGGAIALGHPLGMSGARITGTAARQLKRAGGKYALATMCIGVGQGIAIALEAV